In the Hordeum vulgare subsp. vulgare chromosome 7H, MorexV3_pseudomolecules_assembly, whole genome shotgun sequence genome, one interval contains:
- the LOC123413391 gene encoding serine/arginine repetitive matrix protein 1: MRPRGRGDDPDDDEDYESSPQRSASGPDADPEEPAPPPPQPPRAPLSSLVVRPSPPPPQDNGASSPSPARSSPSLVGDAQGRRRGSSLPRRRREFSSPDPRIRERRRSPPPPARRRPGSPPPPQRRRFSPPGYQPRPPRFYDEPQGYDMHAGPSPPRQRRLESSNFDDAIGPRYTHGCEGNGRGYARGGRGYEGGGRGYERGGRGGARFRDGSPPYGRGGRSHGRGGYNGPGKEFILIDGEYVHRNDPNLSPREGDWICQNPSCGNLNFARRSHCNNCNKHRYESSRSPHRGYFDSPPRVPARPLGPPSDRAPPREMARYKPAPRGWGVGDPRSYPARSPPDRVGRFPEPLQRERGFRGERELRDPVKFEWSAAEYKQRERPHGGLYLDRSRSPQGNWGSNMRDRSRSPAGNRPMKGAFLGRGRPDLEYAGSYAGRGRLDAGRGRGRGRGHVYRPGGDPYPGEGRDDRRAALHGRDDGRY, from the exons ATGCGGCCGCGCGGCAGAGGGGACGAccccgacgatgacgaggactacGAGTCCTCCCCGCAGCGGAGCGCCTCGGGGCCCGATGCCGATCCCGAagagcccgcgccgccgccgccgcagcccccGCGCGCGCCCCTCAGCAGCCTAGTCGtcaggccgtcgccgccgccgccgcaggatAACGGCGCGTCCTCCCCGTCCCCTGCCCGTTCGTCCCCCTCCCTCGTCGGCGACGCTCAGGGTCGCCGCCGCGGGTCCTCGCTCCCGCGTCGCCGTCGCGAGTTCTCTTCGCCAGACCCCCGGATCAGGGAGAGGCGCCGGTCGCCGCCTCCCCCCGCGAggcggcgccctggcagcccgccGCCCCCCCAACGCCGCCGCTTCAGTCCACCCGGTTACCAGCCTCGCCCCCCACGATTCTACGACGAGCCGCAAG GATATGACATGCATGCTGGACCGTCACCTCCGCGCCAACGCAGATTAGAAAGCAGCAACTTTGATGACGCTATTGGTCCACGTTACACCCATGGCTGTGAAGGGAATGGTAGAGGATATGCAAGGGGTGGTAGGGGATATGAAGGGGGTGGTAGAGGATACGAAAGGGGTGGTAGAGGCGGTGCAAGGTTCAGAGATGGTTCTCCACCATATGGAAGAGGAGGCAGGTCACACGGGAGGGGGGGCTATAATGGTCCTGGAAAGGAGTTCATTCTAATTGATGGAGAATATGTTCACAGGAATGATCCAAATCTTTCACCAAGAGAAGGTGATTGGATATGCCAGAATCCAAG CTGTGGAAATCTCAACTTTGCTCGAAGAAGTCACTGTAACAACTGCAACAAACACCGCTATGAGTCTAGTCGCAGTCCTCACAGGGGTTACTTTGACTCGCCTCCACGGGTGCCTGCAAGGCCGCTTGGTCCACCAAGTGATCGTGCCCCTCCAAGAGAAATGGCCAGGTACAAACCAGCACCCCGTGGTTGGGGTGTGGGTGATCCTAGAAGCTATCCTGCTAGATCACCTCCAGATCGTGTAGGACGATTTCCAGAGCCATTGCAGAGGGAAAGGGGCTTCCGTGGTGAACGTGAGTTGCGGGACCCTGTGAAGTTTGAGTGGTCTGCTGCGGAGTACAAGCAGAGGGAGCGTCCACATGGTGGGCTGTATCTTGACAGGAGCCGGTCTCCTCAGGGGAACTGGGGGAGCAATATGCGGGACAGAAGCAGATCTCCTGCAGGCAACAGACCAATGAAGGGTGCTTTCTTGGGCAGAGGTCGACCAGACCTAGAGTATGCGGGTTCATATGCAGGCCGAGGGCGGTTGGATGCTGGGCGTGGGCGTGGACGTGGTCGGGGCCATGTTTACAGGCCAGGAGGTGATCCATACCCCGGCGAGGGTCGAGATGATCGGCGCGCTGCTCTTCATGGTAGGGATGATGGGCGCTACTAG